Within Eggerthella timonensis, the genomic segment GCGGACGCGCGCCTTTGACATGCGGTGTACACTGGGAATCGCGCGCGTTCGCCGCGCAGCCGCATCGATCCGGAACCGACTGAGAAGGAAGCGCTTTGATCTCGCAGTTCGCCGACATATTCGTGCAGATGGTGGTCCTGTTCGCCGTGGGGGCCACGGGCTACGCCGCCAAGCGGCTCAAGCTCATGGACGAGGACTTCGACCGGAAGCTCTCGAAGCTCATCCTGAGCACGGCCCTGCCCGCCCTCATGCTGGCCGCAGTGCTCACCGCCGAGGCGCTGCCCTCGCCCGCGCAGCTCGGGTGGACCATCGCCGTGTCGTGCGCGAGCTACGTCGTGCTGGTCGCCAGCGGTTTCGCGCTCACGGCCGCGCTGCGCGTGCCCGACGGGCGCAAGGGCGTCTTCCGGTTCATGATGATGTTCGGCAACACGGGCTTCATCGGCTTCCCCGTGACGGCGGCCATCTTCGGCATGGAGGCGCTCATCTACGCGACCGTGTTTAACCTCGTGTTCAACGTGCTGGTGTTCTCGCTGGGCGTGTGGCTGCTCGCCACGGACAACGAGTACGGCGTGAAGGTGAAGATGGGGCCGAAGGCGTTTCTCTCGCCGTGCATCGTGGCCAGCGTCGCGGCCATCGCGCTGGCGTTCGCCGGCGTCCACGGCGTGCCCGTGCTCGGCGAGGCGCTGGACACGCTGGGCTCGCTCACCACGCCCGCGGCGATGCTCATCATCGGATCGTCGCTGGCCAACGTGCCCGTGCGACAGCTGGTGGGAGGGCCGCGCCTCATGGCGGCCGCGCTCGTGCGCCTGCTGGCGGCGCCGGCGCTCGTATGGCTGGCCCTGCACTTCGTCGTGTCCGACCCCGTGCTGCTCGGCGTGATCGTGGTGCTGTCGGCCATGCCGGTGGCCACGAACGGCACGATGCTGTGCTTCCAGTACGGCGGCGACAGCAAGACCATGGCGCAGGGCACGTTCGTCACCACGCTGCTCGCCGTGGTCACCATCCCCGTGCTCGCCGTGCTGTTCGCGGCGTAGGCGGGCGGGTGAGGCGGGTGAGACAAAGGGACGGGGTAATTGTCTCATTTGGCGAGCCAAATGAGACAATTACCCCGTCCCTTTGTCTCACCCGCCTTTGTCTCTCCGTCCTCGCCGCTTACGGCAGCATGCCCATACTCTCGAAGACGAAGTAGCCCAGGACGAGCACGCCCACGACGATGCGGTACCAGCCGAACGCCGTGAAGTCGTTCTTCTTGATGTAGCCCATGAGGAACTTGATGGCCACCACCGACATGGCGAACGCCGTGACGATGCCCACCGCGAGCACGACGATCTCGGTGGAGGTCATCGCGATGCCGGCTGCGACGAACTTGATGCACTTCACGAGGCCCCAGCCGAACATGATGGGGATGGCCAGGAAGAACGTGAACTCGGCCGCCGCGGTGCGCGAGCAGCCGGCCAGCATGCCGCCGATGATGGTGGCGCCGGAGCGGCTCGTGCCGGGAATGATGGCCAGCACCTGGAAGCAGCCGATCTTGAGCGCGGTCTTCCAGTCGATCTCGTCCACGTCGGTGATCTTGAACAGCGACGCTTCGGCCTCGTCGGCCGCATCGCCGTACGACGCGCGCGCATGGCGGCCGCGCGGCGCGGCGAGGGCGGCCTCGGCCTCGCGCAGGCGGCGGCGGTTGCGGCGCTCGAGCACGATGAACACCACGCCGTACAGGATGAGCATGGCCGCCACGGTCACCTTGTTGTAGAAGTACTCGTTGACCAGGTCGTCGAACAACAGGCCGATGATGGCGGCCGGGATGCAGCCGATGGCCACCATGCCCCAGAGGCGCCAGGTGCTCTTCTTCTCGACGGCGTCCTTCTTCGGCGAGAACGGGTTGAGCTTGTGGAAGTACAGGATGAGCACGGCCATGATGGCGCCCAGCTGGATGACCACGAGGAACAGGGCCAGGAACTCGTCGGACACCTGCAGCTTCACGAACTCGTCCACAAGGATCATGTGGCCGGTCGAGGAGATGGGCAGCCATTCGGTGATGCCTTCCACGATGCCGATGAGGAAGGCCTTCAAAGCTTCGATGATCATGCGCGCGTATCCTTGGTTGAGTCGATGCGGTTATCGTTTGCGCTGGTGGTGGTCTTGCAGCATGGCGATGGCCAGCAGCGCCACCGACAGGCACAGCCCCATGAGGACGAACTGGGGAAGCTCTTGCCCGAGCGCGATGGTGGCAAGGGAGACGAGCGCTACCACGAGCGCCGCCATCTTGCAGAGGTAGGAGATGCGGTCGTTGAACGAGGCGTGCATCTGCCGGCGCTCCTCGTCGGTGGGCGCCTCGCGACGCGGGCGCTTCGCCGCACGCGCATCGTCGGCCGCCGGCACCGGCGCGGGCGCGTCCAGCTCCAGGTCGTCAAGCGCCTCTATGTCGTCCCGTGCGTTCTCCATGCGGGGAATTGTACACGAGGACAATGGCGGATGGGAAGAAAACAGAGGGAGTACACGTGCGGGTTTTTGAGATGTGATCTGAACACACGTTTACGAAACCCCATAAACTCCACTCTGAAGGCTCCAAAGGCCAGACTAGATTAACCTCTTCGATTCTGCTCCATTACTATTTTTCAACTCGCATAACTATTTCAAGAACTCGTACTCAAAAAGAAAAGGCACGATTTCTTCAAGGTAGTAGCGTTTATTCAACTCCTTCAGAGTCTTTATATCGCCGTTTAGTTCGGGGTAGTCAAAGGTGATTTCCCCAGTATCCAAATCTTTATGCCTAGTATTCAACTCAGTATCGATTTGGTAAACACCGTAAGTCTTTGTTTTGTCGTAATTCTCGCAACTTCTGGCAGCGGTAATAACATTGCTCCACGCCTCGAACAAGGACTCCTCCGTCTCATTCTTTTTCAATGCGCTTAGTTCCTCACTGGCTACCGTTGCGCCATTGGTTGTATCGAGACATAGTTCGTTACGGTAAATCGTGCCGTCACTAGCAACGAAGGATCGCATGTGATTCTGCATCTCTAAACAAGTAAACAGCAAACACTTTTTCAACCATCCATCAAGCTTTCCCGAATTAACAGATCGGCTATACCGATCCGCACCATCGCCTGATTTCATTATTCGGCCTCGCTCTGTCCACGAGTTTATGTAAGAAATGTACCTAGACGCCGCAAATAGAGGCATCTTTTCTATGTAGTTGTCACGCCTAAGATAAAAGCCATTTCCGTTGAAACGCCCGCTTACCGTGAGACAACTGTGCAAGTCGGGCTGATCGAATCCAGATCCATCGACAACCATGTAACCCAGAATATCTTTACCAGAAAACGCCCTGATTCGATGCTTACCGCCTATTTTTTCCAATCCATCGCATCCGCACAGAACCCCTTTGTTCAAGCTATCGCTTATCGGACGCCTATCGTAGTACGGTTTGCTAAAGCTACCACCGATT encodes:
- a CDS encoding AEC family transporter: MISQFADIFVQMVVLFAVGATGYAAKRLKLMDEDFDRKLSKLILSTALPALMLAAVLTAEALPSPAQLGWTIAVSCASYVVLVASGFALTAALRVPDGRKGVFRFMMMFGNTGFIGFPVTAAIFGMEALIYATVFNLVFNVLVFSLGVWLLATDNEYGVKVKMGPKAFLSPCIVASVAAIALAFAGVHGVPVLGEALDTLGSLTTPAAMLIIGSSLANVPVRQLVGGPRLMAAALVRLLAAPALVWLALHFVVSDPVLLGVIVVLSAMPVATNGTMLCFQYGGDSKTMAQGTFVTTLLAVVTIPVLAVLFAA
- a CDS encoding undecaprenyl-diphosphate phosphatase, whose product is MIIEALKAFLIGIVEGITEWLPISSTGHMILVDEFVKLQVSDEFLALFLVVIQLGAIMAVLILYFHKLNPFSPKKDAVEKKSTWRLWGMVAIGCIPAAIIGLLFDDLVNEYFYNKVTVAAMLILYGVVFIVLERRNRRRLREAEAALAAPRGRHARASYGDAADEAEASLFKITDVDEIDWKTALKIGCFQVLAIIPGTSRSGATIIGGMLAGCSRTAAAEFTFFLAIPIMFGWGLVKCIKFVAAGIAMTSTEIVVLAVGIVTAFAMSVVAIKFLMGYIKKNDFTAFGWYRIVVGVLVLGYFVFESMGMLP
- a CDS encoding propionyl-CoA carboxylase subunit beta — its product is MENARDDIEALDDLELDAPAPVPAADDARAAKRPRREAPTDEERRQMHASFNDRISYLCKMAALVVALVSLATIALGQELPQFVLMGLCLSVALLAIAMLQDHHQRKR